Proteins encoded together in one Terriglobales bacterium window:
- a CDS encoding DEAD/DEAH box helicase, with protein sequence MNLGLDALNPLAWAHPVVREWFIRRFATPTEPQEQGWPAILAGRTTLIAAPTGSGKTLAAFLACIDRLVRKALTGELQDRTEVLYISPLKALGNDIQRNLEVPLGEIQQLAVERGFLMPEVRSAVRTGDTLMHERQKMLRRPPHILVTTPESLYILLTAERSRRMLRDVETVIVDEIHAVAGDKRGAHLLLSLERLEALTARTPVRIGLSATQKPIEQIAQFLTGAERPAPAIIDVGHKRELDLAVEVPDGELGAVATNEMWGEFYDRIADLVRQHRSTLVFVNTRRESERVAHQLAERLGEEAVAAHHGSLSRKLRLQAERKLKAGEVRVLVATASLQLGIDVGFVDLVCQIGSPRSIAVALQRVGRAGHWRGAIPKGRIFASTRDELVECAALVRAINQQDLDRILVPESPMDILAQQIVAACAAETGSLPPEAGTRGEASQQAAHPDERSPDSGWHEDELFALIRRAYSYRNLSRQQFDAVLEMLSEGIAARRGRYGAYLHRDRVNRRLRARRGARMTAITSGGAIPETALYTVVAMAEGTVVGTVDEDFAVESMAGEIMLLGNTSWRISRLEAAAGRMLVEDAHGQPPSIPFWRGEAPSRTAELSTHISKLREEISAMLPRSTTVIQSQAQPEVAAAVAWLKRECGLDDAGAEQLIQHLWNGRAVLGAVPTQQTVIAERFFDESGGMQLVIHAPFGGRVNRAWGLALRKRFCRSFNFELQAAATDDGLNISLAEQHSFPLGDVFHFLQADTVQPVLEQAVLTGSPFFQTRWRWDANRSLALLRFQGGKKVPPQIQRMRADDLLASVFPEVAACQENVVGDIQIPDHPLVNEVMKDTLHEAMDLEGLKQVLRGIEDGSIRTLAVDTPVPSQFSHEILNSNPYAYLDDAPVEERRARAVQMRQLLPASVLEEVGKLDASAIAQVREEAWPDVRDADELHDALLTMIAIPQNTLVPIADANPDSPLRIAQAWSNYFDRLHAHARAAVAVQGETRFWVAAETAATFSLIYPDAKFETSLPQMDGSTPATRSDALLAMINGWMMHSGPVSAADLATRLTLAPADVNQALLRLEATGTILRGKYTSTASDVEEWCERRLLARIHRLTVGRLRKEIEPITPAQFMRWLPRWQHLAPGSQASGERGLLEVLRQLQGFEIPANAWERQVLARRVQEYDPKALDQLCLTGAVGWGRLSPHPATVEGAESADGTRTRRVIPTSVAPITFFLREEAEWMPHRPQQAEDHRELSHGARQVLDFLRQRGASFFADIVRGTGKLKSEVETALWELVAAGLVTADGFDNLRSLIDPKRRSGQGSGRSARPRHSTGRWSVLHPVDLGDRTRAIEATCWMLLRRYGVVFRELLTRETMMPKWRELVMAFRRLEDRGEIRGGRFVSGFLGEQFALPVSVESLRAIR encoded by the coding sequence GTGAACCTCGGGCTCGACGCCCTGAACCCCCTGGCTTGGGCGCATCCCGTCGTGCGCGAGTGGTTCATCCGACGCTTCGCCACACCCACCGAACCGCAGGAGCAGGGCTGGCCCGCGATCCTTGCCGGCCGCACCACTCTCATCGCCGCACCCACTGGATCTGGCAAGACGCTGGCTGCTTTTCTGGCCTGCATTGATCGACTGGTGCGCAAAGCCCTCACCGGCGAACTCCAGGACCGCACCGAAGTCCTCTATATTTCTCCGCTCAAAGCCCTGGGCAACGACATTCAGAGAAACCTCGAAGTCCCTCTGGGCGAAATTCAGCAACTCGCTGTCGAACGCGGCTTCCTCATGCCCGAAGTCCGCAGCGCGGTCCGGACCGGCGACACGCTCATGCACGAGCGCCAGAAAATGCTGCGGCGCCCCCCGCACATCCTGGTGACCACGCCCGAGTCGCTCTACATCCTCCTCACCGCCGAGCGCAGCCGCCGCATGCTGCGCGACGTGGAAACCGTGATCGTCGATGAAATTCATGCTGTCGCGGGCGATAAACGTGGCGCGCACTTGCTGCTTTCATTGGAGCGGCTGGAAGCGCTGACCGCCCGCACGCCGGTGCGGATCGGGCTCTCGGCGACGCAGAAACCGATTGAGCAGATCGCGCAATTCCTCACCGGAGCCGAGCGGCCCGCGCCAGCGATCATCGACGTTGGGCATAAGCGCGAACTCGATCTTGCGGTCGAAGTTCCGGACGGCGAACTGGGTGCGGTCGCTACTAACGAGATGTGGGGCGAGTTCTACGACCGCATCGCCGATCTGGTACGGCAGCATCGTTCCACGCTGGTTTTCGTAAACACCCGCCGCGAATCGGAGCGCGTAGCCCATCAGCTCGCCGAACGGCTCGGCGAAGAAGCCGTAGCAGCGCACCACGGCAGCCTCTCTCGCAAGCTCCGTCTGCAGGCGGAGCGCAAGCTGAAAGCAGGAGAAGTCCGCGTCCTGGTGGCAACCGCATCACTCCAGCTGGGGATTGACGTGGGATTCGTTGATCTGGTCTGCCAGATCGGGTCGCCACGCTCGATCGCAGTCGCGCTGCAGCGCGTGGGCCGTGCCGGTCACTGGAGAGGCGCCATTCCCAAGGGACGCATCTTCGCCTCCACCCGCGATGAACTGGTGGAATGTGCCGCCCTGGTCCGGGCCATCAATCAGCAAGATCTGGATCGCATTTTGGTTCCAGAAAGCCCCATGGATATCCTGGCGCAGCAGATTGTGGCCGCCTGTGCCGCCGAAACCGGATCGTTGCCGCCGGAAGCCGGCACGCGCGGAGAAGCCTCCCAGCAGGCAGCTCACCCCGATGAGCGAAGCCCGGATTCTGGCTGGCATGAAGATGAGCTGTTTGCCTTGATCCGCCGCGCCTATTCCTATCGCAACCTGTCGCGCCAGCAGTTCGATGCAGTCTTGGAGATGCTCTCGGAAGGCATCGCCGCCCGCCGCGGACGCTATGGCGCTTACCTTCATCGCGACCGTGTCAACCGCAGGTTGCGCGCTCGTCGGGGCGCACGCATGACCGCCATTACCAGCGGCGGCGCCATCCCTGAAACGGCTCTCTACACCGTTGTCGCCATGGCCGAAGGAACGGTCGTTGGCACCGTGGACGAAGACTTCGCTGTCGAGAGCATGGCGGGCGAAATCATGCTCCTGGGCAACACGTCCTGGCGGATCAGCCGGCTGGAAGCCGCAGCCGGACGAATGCTGGTGGAAGATGCCCACGGCCAGCCACCAAGCATTCCCTTCTGGCGCGGCGAAGCTCCCTCACGAACCGCTGAGCTTTCCACGCATATAAGCAAGTTGCGCGAAGAAATCAGCGCCATGCTGCCGCGCAGCACTACCGTCATCCAATCACAGGCGCAGCCGGAAGTCGCGGCCGCCGTCGCCTGGCTGAAGCGCGAGTGCGGCCTCGATGACGCCGGTGCTGAACAACTCATCCAGCACCTCTGGAATGGGCGGGCAGTATTAGGCGCGGTTCCCACCCAGCAGACCGTTATCGCCGAGCGCTTCTTCGACGAATCCGGGGGCATGCAGCTTGTCATTCACGCCCCCTTCGGCGGGCGCGTGAATCGCGCTTGGGGACTTGCGCTCCGCAAGCGTTTCTGCCGCAGCTTCAATTTCGAGTTGCAAGCTGCCGCTACCGACGATGGTCTCAACATCTCGCTCGCTGAACAGCACAGTTTTCCTCTCGGCGATGTCTTTCATTTCCTGCAAGCCGACACGGTGCAGCCTGTGCTCGAGCAAGCCGTCCTCACCGGCTCTCCTTTCTTTCAGACGCGCTGGCGCTGGGATGCCAACCGCTCTCTCGCCTTGTTGCGCTTTCAGGGCGGCAAGAAGGTTCCTCCTCAGATCCAACGCATGCGCGCCGACGATCTGCTGGCCTCGGTATTTCCTGAAGTCGCTGCTTGCCAGGAGAACGTCGTCGGCGACATCCAAATTCCCGATCACCCGCTCGTCAACGAGGTCATGAAAGATACCCTGCACGAAGCTATGGACCTTGAGGGCCTGAAACAGGTGCTGCGGGGAATCGAAGACGGTTCCATTCGGACGCTGGCCGTGGATACACCAGTACCCTCGCAGTTTTCCCACGAAATCCTCAACTCCAACCCTTATGCCTATCTCGACGACGCGCCGGTGGAAGAACGCCGCGCGCGCGCCGTTCAGATGCGTCAGTTATTGCCGGCTTCTGTGCTCGAGGAAGTCGGAAAGCTTGATGCCTCCGCGATCGCTCAGGTTCGTGAAGAAGCCTGGCCCGACGTCCGTGACGCCGACGAACTCCACGACGCTCTGCTCACCATGATCGCGATTCCGCAGAACACGCTCGTGCCCATCGCGGACGCAAACCCCGATTCGCCGCTTCGGATCGCCCAGGCCTGGAGCAATTACTTCGACCGCCTCCACGCCCATGCCCGTGCTGCAGTTGCGGTGCAGGGGGAAACTCGTTTCTGGGTCGCGGCGGAAACGGCTGCAACCTTCTCGCTGATCTATCCCGATGCAAAGTTCGAAACCAGCCTTCCCCAGATGGACGGCTCAACGCCTGCCACTCGATCCGACGCCCTGCTGGCCATGATCAACGGCTGGATGATGCACTCGGGCCCCGTCTCAGCAGCAGATCTGGCAACCAGGCTGACCCTCGCCCCTGCCGATGTCAATCAGGCGCTCCTCCGCCTGGAGGCAACCGGAACCATCCTTCGCGGCAAATACACCAGCACTGCTTCCGACGTCGAGGAGTGGTGCGAGCGCAGGCTGCTGGCGCGCATTCACCGGCTAACCGTGGGGCGCCTGCGCAAAGAGATCGAGCCGATAACGCCGGCGCAATTCATGCGCTGGCTGCCACGCTGGCAGCACCTGGCTCCGGGATCTCAGGCCAGCGGAGAGCGCGGGCTGCTGGAAGTCCTTCGTCAGCTGCAGGGATTCGAGATTCCAGCGAATGCCTGGGAGCGTCAGGTGCTGGCGCGGCGAGTGCAGGAATACGATCCCAAGGCATTGGATCAACTCTGTCTGACGGGAGCCGTGGGCTGGGGCAGGTTGTCGCCACACCCGGCAACAGTCGAGGGCGCGGAATCGGCAGATGGGACCAGAACGCGGCGCGTGATTCCTACCAGCGTTGCGCCGATCACGTTCTTTCTCCGCGAGGAAGCCGAGTGGATGCCACACCGGCCGCAGCAGGCAGAGGATCACCGCGAATTGAGCCACGGGGCTCGCCAGGTGCTCGATTTCCTGCGCCAACGCGGCGCCTCGTTTTTTGCGGATATTGTACGCGGCACCGG
- a CDS encoding SDR family oxidoreductase: protein MESLCHYFAVALARRRITVNAISPGWIEDSVLNTLPKEAQDKIRRWQEGDWSPMGRLGTPEDVGNAVALLCSDEAGWITGQTLAVDGGASLMESLMPLDLQGVTAEAAEDAYEGISERRRDCDVFAPRARRRALWVEASISLANIFAACINSRARATGTLMLSKYAAVRSGSLRTPTPTKSLIWYQAMGCSGLSSWSARNIASPSSNP, encoded by the coding sequence ATGGAATCGCTGTGCCACTATTTCGCGGTCGCACTGGCGAGGCGAAGAATTACCGTGAATGCGATCAGCCCGGGCTGGATTGAGGACAGCGTCCTGAACACCCTGCCCAAAGAGGCGCAGGACAAAATACGGCGCTGGCAGGAAGGCGACTGGAGCCCTATGGGCCGCCTGGGGACGCCGGAGGATGTCGGAAATGCCGTGGCGCTCCTTTGCTCGGACGAGGCAGGGTGGATCACCGGCCAGACTCTTGCCGTCGACGGCGGGGCCTCGCTGATGGAGAGCCTTATGCCCCTCGATCTGCAGGGTGTGACAGCGGAAGCGGCAGAAGACGCGTACGAGGGGATTTCAGAGCGACGACGCGACTGCGACGTTTTCGCGCCGCGGGCTCGTCGGCGGGCTCTCTGGGTGGAAGCTTCTATTTCTCTCGCCAATATATTTGCCGCGTGTATCAACAGCCGCGCGCGCGCGACGGGCACGCTGATGTTGTCCAAATATGCCGCGGTCAGATCTGGTTCGTTGCGTACCCCTACGCCGACCAAGTCTCTCATTTGGTACCAGGCCATGGGGTGTTCGGGACTCTCATCCTGGTCGGCACGTAACATAGCGTCTCCGAGTTCAAACCCCTGA